A segment of the Odoribacter splanchnicus DSM 20712 genome:
CTGACTACAGTGATATCACTATTGTGTTTACTTTCTTTTACGAGGGATAAATGTCCTTCATGTAAAGCTCCCATTGTGGGAACAAATCCGATTTTTTTCCCTTCTTTACGGAGATTTTCCAGAAGGCTAATTAGTTCATTTTTAGTGTTTAAAACTTGCATGATACTTCGTTAAAAATACGGGATGCAAGTTTACGAACTATTTTTATAATTAGGAAATGAACTAGCTTAAATTATTTTATTAAGGTTTAAGGAAAAAAAGAAATCTGTTATTTCCGGACTTATCTAATGTATTGAGAGTTAAAACGGATAAAACATTCGATTGTACAGCATACTATAGAGTTTATAAAGTTTATAAAAGTATAGAGATGTCCTTCGGACAGGGTTTATGGAACTTTTTATTCAGAAAATATTTATTTATATAAGGTATGGATAGCCGGATGGACGGAAGTCAATGCTTCGATTAATTCGCTTCGGCTGACTCCTTCGCGCATAACGATAAAAATAGTATCGTCTCCTGCAATAGTTCCCAGAATTTCAAAGTAATTTTCACTGTCTATGAGGACGGTTACTGCATTGGCATATCCGGGCAAAGTTTTGATAACAGCCATATTGCCCGAAAAATCGATACTTAGTATGGTGTCGGTGATAATAGCCGAAACTTTTTCTTCCCGTTGTTCATTTTGAATACTTTCAGGAATTACATAAATATACCCTTTTTCTTTATGCGGGATTTTGGCAACTTTCATAAATTTCAAGTCCCGGGATAAAGTGCTTTGGGTAGCTTCGACGTTCATTTCTTTCAAACGGAACAATAATTCTTCTTGTGAAGAAATGAGTTCCGATTCGATCAGTTTGCGTATAGTTAAAAGTCTTTTGGTTTTATTTCTCATAAAATGATATCGTTAAATAATGGTCATAAGGCAAAGATAGAGATTAAATTCAGAATTTGAAATGATATCGATTTTGAATATATGGATATAAATGCATGAAAAATGCATAAATATTCTTGTGGTGATATGAAAGTTTTTTTACCTTTGCGCCAATTTGGACGTTTGATAAATT
Coding sequences within it:
- the argR gene encoding arginine repressor, translating into MRNKTKRLLTIRKLIESELISSQEELLFRLKEMNVEATQSTLSRDLKFMKVAKIPHKEKGYIYVIPESIQNEQREEKVSAIITDTILSIDFSGNMAVIKTLPGYANAVTVLIDSENYFEILGTIAGDDTIFIVMREGVSRSELIEALTSVHPAIHTLYK